One Ignavibacterium album JCM 16511 genomic region harbors:
- a CDS encoding T9SS type A sorting domain-containing protein yields MKTLIITLSVSFLSFAQYLNVRVDSPTSNQPEEVSIAINTLNPNHISAGANINHFFRSSDGGYNWNTSFLTSSFGVWGDPVVVYDELGYLYYGHLSNPPFPGYWIDRIVIQRSTDNGLSWNDGAGIGFLSPKNQDKEWIAVDMHSNLFKGNVYVCWTEFDNYGSSNSNDSSRIKFSRSTDKGLTWSNAITISDQSGDCIDSDNTVEGAVPCVGPNGEIYVSWAGPLGLVFDKSTDGGLTWGTDIFVSDIPGGWDFDVSGIYRCNGLPITACDTSQSPYRGNIYINWSDQRNGTNNTDVFFVKSTDGGNTWSSPLKVNDDNSNRHQFFTWMTIDQTTGAIYIVFYDRRNTTGDATDVYVARSTNGGESFTNFKVSQSSFTPSSNIFFGDYTNIAAFNKKVYPIWMRLDGSTLSVWTAVINDSLVFVPVELESFTASKLDDRKVFLSWQTASELNNRGFEVQRKFFNSDFVSIGFVDGKGTTSEKQYYNFTDTPFEDGLYSYRLKQIDFDGKIQFSNEVEINLQTVSHLVLEQNFPNPFNNRTALRFATADSRWITLKLYDMLGREVLIVVNEILEPGLYEKEINFSEYNFPTGMYFYELNDGRSTIVKKLIYLK; encoded by the coding sequence ATGAAAACACTTATAATCACTCTGTCTGTTTCCTTTCTTTCATTTGCTCAATATCTTAATGTTCGTGTTGATTCACCCACAAGCAATCAGCCGGAAGAAGTTTCAATTGCAATAAATACTTTAAATCCAAATCACATCTCCGCGGGAGCAAATATAAATCATTTCTTCAGATCATCTGATGGTGGCTATAATTGGAATACTTCATTCTTAACTTCATCATTCGGTGTTTGGGGAGATCCTGTTGTAGTTTATGATGAACTTGGATATTTGTACTATGGTCACCTTTCAAATCCGCCTTTTCCAGGTTATTGGATTGACAGAATAGTTATACAACGCTCAACTGATAATGGATTAAGCTGGAATGATGGTGCGGGAATAGGATTTCTGAGTCCTAAAAATCAGGATAAAGAATGGATTGCAGTTGATATGCACAGCAATCTATTTAAAGGAAATGTTTATGTGTGCTGGACTGAATTTGATAATTACGGAAGTTCTAATTCAAATGATTCATCAAGAATAAAATTTTCCCGTTCCACTGATAAAGGATTAACCTGGAGTAATGCAATAACCATCAGTGACCAAAGCGGTGATTGTATTGACAGCGATAATACTGTTGAGGGTGCTGTTCCTTGTGTAGGACCAAATGGTGAAATTTATGTTAGCTGGGCCGGACCACTTGGATTGGTTTTCGACAAATCAACCGATGGTGGATTAACCTGGGGAACTGATATTTTCGTAAGTGATATTCCTGGCGGTTGGGATTTTGATGTCTCAGGAATTTACCGGTGCAATGGTTTACCAATTACTGCTTGTGATACAAGTCAGTCTCCGTATCGCGGAAATATCTATATAAACTGGTCTGATCAGAGAAACGGTACCAATAACACCGATGTTTTTTTTGTCAAGTCGACTGATGGTGGTAACACCTGGTCTTCTCCGTTAAAAGTAAATGATGATAATTCTAATCGTCATCAGTTTTTTACCTGGATGACAATTGATCAGACAACAGGAGCGATCTACATTGTTTTTTATGACAGAAGAAATACGACAGGAGACGCAACAGATGTTTATGTAGCGCGTTCTACAAACGGTGGAGAATCATTCACAAATTTTAAAGTAAGTCAATCATCATTCACACCTTCATCAAATATTTTCTTTGGTGATTACACAAACATTGCTGCATTTAATAAAAAGGTCTATCCGATTTGGATGAGATTGGACGGTTCAACATTAAGTGTATGGACTGCAGTTATCAATGACTCACTTGTTTTTGTTCCTGTTGAACTCGAAAGTTTCACCGCTTCAAAACTCGATGATAGGAAAGTTTTTTTATCCTGGCAGACAGCAAGTGAATTAAATAACAGAGGATTCGAGGTTCAGCGAAAATTTTTTAATTCTGATTTTGTTTCAATAGGATTTGTTGATGGTAAAGGAACAACTTCTGAAAAACAATATTATAACTTTACAGATACACCATTTGAGGATGGATTATACTCTTACAGATTAAAACAAATTGACTTTGATGGAAAAATTCAGTTCTCAAATGAAGTTGAAATAAACCTTCAGACTGTTAGTCATCTTGTTCTCGAACAGAATTTTCCTAATCCTTTTAATAACAGAACTGCGCTAAGATTCGCAACAGCAGATAGCAGATGGATTACTTTGAAATTGTATGATATGCTTGGCAGGGAAGTTTTAATTGTTGTCAATGAAATTTTAGAACCAGGTTTATATGAAAAAGAAATTAATTTTAGCGAGTATAATTTCCCAACCGGAATGTATTTTTATGAACTTAACGACGGTAGATCAACTATAGTAAAAAAGCTGATTTATTTAAAATGA
- a CDS encoding TonB-dependent receptor: MRKLLFIVIIIFSRVGFSQTFEITGRVTDPEFTPISGVNVYLVNTTFGDATNEKGFFQIKNIPSGNYELEISAIGYSKKRQKITIEKDIKIDFILIPEAIKTDEIIVTAGKYEQKKSELPVSTEIIYGTKLIERNFRNLEAAMRFVPGVNMTEDQISIRGSSGYSRGAGARALLTIDGLPFYTGDTGEIVWEMIPTTEIQRVEIIKGAASSLYGSSAIGGVVSAITRDISSYPRTMFNAYYGFYDKPYYKEWDWSGLLRPFNGVTISHSNTFDNFGFNISLTRLEDLSYRRDDFSKKYIGFLKLKYEFTPKSSLLFLVNSFNKRAGNFLYWKDSRNALVNSDFVSANRIETNRYLLGLVYKNLRSDQTVLFFKGNYYRNNFTDNSSPSNISTSDLYRLETQITSSLNKHLILTSGVELVPSKVNSSLFGNPSAISAGLYSVADINFDFPLIVSVGLRYDYGKLDSLKASGSISPKVGLNYKLLENLIFRSSLGTGFRNPTLAEAFTSTSTSGITVKPNPKIKPERNLTIELGVTYSYQSLFEIDFALFQNEYYKMIEASVDPSDGLIFFNNLLRARIQGFEIGSTINIIPGILKSNLAYTYLYSRDIERGTSLKYRPKHSFTGSAEFTNWHFGLGIFFRYQSRVDEIDNELIDLGIVRDGNLRVPVYQTDVNMSYDLISFGLPASIYVNIKNIFNYNYVELVGNFKPIRNFSFGFNLIL; encoded by the coding sequence ATGAGAAAACTACTTTTCATAGTTATAATAATTTTCTCTCGTGTTGGATTTTCTCAGACATTTGAAATAACCGGCAGAGTTACTGATCCTGAATTCACACCAATTTCGGGCGTTAATGTTTATCTGGTTAATACAACATTTGGTGATGCAACTAACGAGAAAGGATTTTTCCAGATAAAAAATATTCCGTCGGGCAATTACGAATTAGAAATTTCTGCAATTGGTTATTCAAAAAAGCGACAGAAAATTACAATAGAAAAAGACATTAAAATTGATTTCATCTTAATTCCCGAAGCTATTAAGACCGATGAAATAATCGTTACAGCAGGAAAGTATGAACAGAAAAAATCCGAACTGCCGGTAAGCACAGAAATAATTTATGGAACTAAACTTATCGAAAGAAATTTCCGCAATCTTGAAGCTGCAATGCGTTTTGTTCCTGGTGTTAATATGACTGAAGATCAGATAAGTATTCGTGGCTCGAGTGGTTATAGTCGTGGTGCTGGTGCAAGAGCATTATTAACTATTGACGGACTTCCTTTTTATACAGGCGACACTGGAGAAATAGTTTGGGAAATGATTCCAACAACTGAAATTCAAAGAGTTGAAATAATTAAAGGTGCAGCTAGTTCACTTTACGGCTCATCTGCAATTGGTGGTGTTGTAAGTGCAATAACAAGAGATATTTCATCTTATCCGAGAACAATGTTCAATGCTTATTATGGCTTTTATGACAAACCTTATTATAAGGAATGGGATTGGTCAGGTTTGCTTCGTCCTTTTAATGGGGTCACAATTTCTCATTCAAATACTTTTGATAATTTTGGTTTTAATATTTCTCTGACACGACTTGAAGATTTAAGTTATCGTCGGGATGATTTTTCTAAAAAGTATATCGGATTTCTGAAACTGAAATATGAATTTACTCCGAAGTCATCACTTTTGTTTTTAGTTAATTCATTTAATAAAAGAGCAGGAAATTTTCTTTACTGGAAAGATTCCAGAAATGCTTTGGTCAATTCTGATTTTGTTTCTGCAAACCGTATAGAAACAAACAGGTATTTGCTTGGATTAGTTTATAAAAATCTTCGGAGTGATCAGACAGTTTTGTTCTTTAAAGGCAATTACTACAGAAACAATTTTACTGATAATTCAAGTCCTTCAAATATTTCAACTTCAGATTTGTATAGATTAGAAACTCAAATTACTTCAAGCTTGAATAAGCATTTAATTTTAACTTCCGGAGTTGAATTGGTTCCCTCAAAAGTAAACTCAAGTTTGTTCGGAAATCCTTCTGCAATAAGTGCCGGTTTATATTCTGTAGCAGACATAAATTTCGATTTCCCTCTGATAGTTTCAGTTGGATTAAGATATGATTATGGTAAACTCGATTCATTGAAAGCTTCGGGATCAATTTCACCTAAAGTAGGATTAAACTATAAACTTCTTGAAAATCTTATTTTCAGGTCTTCACTTGGAACAGGTTTCAGGAATCCGACTCTTGCTGAAGCTTTTACTTCAACATCAACAAGTGGAATAACAGTAAAACCTAATCCAAAAATTAAACCCGAAAGAAATTTGACAATTGAATTAGGTGTAACTTATTCATATCAATCTTTGTTTGAAATTGATTTTGCGCTTTTTCAGAATGAATACTATAAAATGATTGAAGCTAGCGTTGACCCTTCCGATGGTTTGATATTTTTTAATAATCTTCTGAGAGCAAGAATACAAGGTTTTGAAATCGGTTCAACAATCAACATCATTCCCGGCATTCTTAAATCAAATTTGGCTTATACTTATTTGTACTCGAGAGATATTGAAAGAGGAACTTCACTCAAATACAGACCTAAACACAGTTTTACAGGTTCTGCAGAATTCACAAACTGGCATTTTGGTTTGGGGATATTTTTCCGATACCAAAGCAGAGTTGACGAAATTGATAATGAATTGATTGACCTCGGAATTGTGCGTGATGGAAATCTGAGAGTTCCGGTTTATCAAACTGATGTTAATATGAGTTATGATTTAATATCATTCGGACTGCCCGCATCTATTTATGTGAATATAAAAAATATTTTTAATTACAATTATGTTGAACTCGTTGGTAATTTTAAACCGATACGCAATTTTTCGTTCGGATTTAATTTGATCTTATAA